The nucleotide window GGAGGAGCAGTTAGCCGACGTTCGAAGATCAGAAGCTGCATCACCGCCACTTAATCCGTCGGCAGCAGACCCTCCTCCCATCTCGGAGGACTCCGACATCAGTGACCTTCTCACTAAATCGCTGAAGCCTGACAGTCAGCAAGTGGATAACGCCTTGGAGGAGATTGGCTCTGACCTACCTGATGCCCGTCCTCCTCTGCAACTCGTTGACTATGACTTTAGTGCCCCCTTTAGCCCGCTCGAGGGTATCGCCGGCCAATCTTCTTCTCAGTCCAGGCCTCGGTGGGGACCTGCAGTCCAGCCTGAGTTGATGCAGCACTCGGAAGCTTCCAGCTCAGGTACAGACCAGGGTCAGAATGAGGCTGTAGCTGAACAAGAGGCACGTGATGAGCAGAAAAAGGATCAAACTAAGACGGAGGGAGTTGAGGCAGACACTAAAGGCCAAGACTTGGAGAGTGGAGATACACCTGGTGGAGGTGTTTCTCTCCCAGACCCTCAGCATTCTCTCTCCATTGCTAACATAAAGGTTCCAGACAGAAGCTCTCACGGCCATTCATCTGATGCTCATATAAAGGTTGGACAGAATGTCTCTGAGGTGACTGCTCACATCCCCTGCCCCAACATTCACGGCCATGCTTCAGACTCGCACATCAAGGTGGGAGAACACGTGTCCGAAGTCGGTGCTCCCGCGCCGTCCTCCGGTGCTCACGGTCACTCCTCTGACGCTCACATCAAAATCGGGGAATATGTTCCTGAGTGTGTCCCTAATCTTCCTGTCCGTAACATCCACGGTCATGTCTCGCATGCCCACATCAAGGTTGGCGAATATGTTTCTGAAATAGAGGCGGCGTTACTGTCGCCGAGCGTTCACGGCCACAGCTCTGACGCTCATATAAAGGTTGGCGAATATGTTTCAGACATCGTGGCGCCGCGGCCTGTGTGTAGCCTTCACGGCCACAGCTCTGACGCTCATATAAAGGTTGGCGAATATGTTTCAGATGTTGAGGCGCCGCGGCCTGAGCCCAGTGTTCACGGACATTCCTCTGACGCAAATATAAGGGTTGGGGAGTTTGTGTCTAATGTAGCGGAAGAAAGACCTCGTTGGAGTAAACACGGGCACGCCTCGGATTGTGTCCTCCAGCAGGGTTGTGTGGTCTCTGGAGAAGAACTCCCATCAGCCCCTCTGCCTGGCAGCTCTTACGGTCACTCCTCGGACTCAGCTTTAGGTATCGGGTGTATGGTCCAGGGAGAGGAGCCCAAACGGGCAGCGTTACCTGGCAGCGCCCACGGACATTCGTCAGACTCTGCTTTGGGCATCGGATGCGTCGTCTCAAAATCCGACCCGCTTCCATCGCCACTACCAGGCAGCGCCTACGGTCACTCCTCTGATTCAACACTGGGCATCGGCTGCATGGTCCAGGGGTCTGAGCCGCCACGCGCTGCTCTTCCAGGCAGCTCATACGGTCACTCATCAGACTCTTCTCTAGGGGTTGGATGTGtagtgaaaggaaaagaagatCAAAACCTGCAAAAGACAAAGAACGAGGAAGATAAAGGTACTAAAACATGGAGGGAGTATTGGACTCTACGTAGGTATTGGATTGTTACActtgagtttttatttctctgaatcAATAAGAGagtaattaaatataaaattagagCTATCAtacctttatttttcatttgtcacTTTTAAATCCAGCACATACTGCTCATGCCTCGGCATTCTCagataaaaatagagaaagCATCGATCAATCATTAAATAACCATTGTGCAGCTttccactgaaaacatttattttttgattgcAGTAACTACCCatctatttttaaagattgcATGTGTGTTAAATGAGACTTCTAACtagatggagaaaaagaaataatactTAAAAGTCTGATCTGCTGTAAGGGTCCATTTTAAAGTAACACAGTTCAGGTGGGCAGTTGAGTTTCTTTTCTTAAACCCAAATTGTTTGGATGTCATAAAACGGGGCTTTTTAGTTGATCACTTCCATACAAAGCTAAATATAATCATAGATTTCAAACTGTAACTGCCTTTTCCTCTGCAGGCCAAATtaaagcgttttttttttgggagggtttttggagcaaaatgtttacttttggCAAATGATCTCTAAATTTCTTCTCAGTTTCTCCTTCAGGCAGCTCCACCGATGACAGGATGGTGTGTTGGACGCCTGGTTTGTGGTTATCCCCTGGAGAGAAGACCCAGCAGGAATACCTGACGGCCCTGTCCGCTCAGTACCAGGTGGAGCACTACGAGGACTGCTACAACTTACTAGGTTAGTGCAGAACGCGGCTGAAAATAAAGTTCATATTTCTTTTGGTTGAGGCATTGCGTGCTTGGACAGCTATTCCCTCTGGGTTTGGATGATCTTCAGCTGAAAGGATTTTTCGCTCACTTTCGTTTTGTGATGTGAAACTGTGCCAGCAAGGTGTTGCTTTTACGACGGGGTgcaattgattttaaatttctAGGATCAATTGTCGCCTATCGTCTTTGTGTTGAGCATGGATTTGACTTGCTGAAATGACGGTCATTTCTGAAAACGAGGCTTATGTTTAGCTTTGGGGGAGGATCGTGGCATATCTTCGCTTTTTCactctgtttgttgtttattcacGCTGCAAGCATTCGCGCCAAAATCAATCAGCATCTTCTCCAGCGAATTCCTCTTCCACATCGCCGATCGAAGCCAGCAGACATAATTATTAGGGCCGGGTTTCCATAAATGCAGGGATGGAATCGACTGAGCAGGTGAAGCAACTGATTACTGCTGCAATCAGTCTGAAACTCGCTTAACTACAGCctcgattaaaaaaaataaaaaataaagagcaaaaaaatcCAGACATCTAGTTTCAGTTATGTAACCTGCAGCTGTGAGAAAGACGTTCCTTCACCAGCACGCCTGTCTTCTCCCCTTCACAGCTTCGTCCCCTGAGTCCCAGCTGCTGAAGCAGGTAACACGGGGGCCCTGGGGCCTTCCCATGGACCAGACGCTCCGCAGAGCCACAGACACCACAGCTGTCCAGCTCAGTGAGATGGTTTCCCTGCCGGTGCTGATAAAGCACTCTGTCACCGCCCCGCTCATCACGCAGTGAGTTTCCCTTCTGGAAGAGCGCATCATGAGGAGAGGCTCTCTTTGTGCTAGGCAAGAAGTAATGGCTTATTTCATAGCAAATTAATGATTCAGATTAAAGGTTTATCATTATGCATGAAACGTCTGGTGCCATGTTGACATCAGCTTTAACTGAATCCAgtcttatttaatttaaacttgcCACGTTCCAGTTAAGAGCATAATTGACCCTGCAGGAATGGCAGAGATGCTTGTCGTTCCAGAATAACACAGCTGGATGAATGCAGATTTCTAAACGTGATGAGAAAGAGGACATATTTCCATAAACTACATATAAACACCAATATAGTTCACTGTGGTATCAGCCTACTTCATGCTTGGTCGAATTGTCTGTATTCGTATTCTGCGATGCAAATGCTTCTCTCCATGACATGTCAACTCTGTTCCCAGCGTCTCCTTGGTGAATAAGGCTATAGTGGACTACTTCTTTGTGGAGCTGGGGGTGGAAAGACACTTTGAGGCGCTGCGCCACTTCCTGCTGATGGAGGATGGCGAGTTCGCCCAGTCTCTCAGCGATCTGATCTTTGAAAAGGTGACGCTCTTTGGCCTGTAATTATTTCTGGGttgcaagatttttattttttttttatctctccacCTTTCCTACGGTCAGACTTGAAGGAGCCGTTACTACTGTTAGCCTCTCTGGAGGTGATTTGGGAGCGTAGGTTTGCcatgtttcaaaaatgtgaacTCCCAGGTTTAAGGACTGTTTTTGTCCAACATGCTCACCCTGGGAGCACTTTAGGTaatggttttaattttctcccACTAACTATAATTAAATGCTGTTGGACTAGTTTCACAGATTACTATGTAGAAGAAAACGACATTTAGAGCAGCAGcctgtaacttttataaagaaaacatgctttttaCTTAGTTGTTAAATCTGTCACTGCAATAACATGTTCTGTAGTTTGTGCTGTCAGTGCTGTCTGTCTGACAAGGGTTCCCGCaattcagtttcacttttttccaaaaaaaataacaataaccaAATAAAACGGATGGATTCCTtccttgtttttactttttttttgttatctctttttttctttcttgccgTCTTTCCTGCTTGCCACCCACTGTTTTTATTGTCCCTTTGTTCCCGGCCTCTTGTTTCTCCACATTTCAAGCCTGACCTCTGTTGAAATCTCTGGCAGAAACTCGTAGTGAActttggattttaaaacaacCCGTGAGAAACACTGTTTCCATCCGGAAAAGTGAAGAATTTCTCCATGGAAAAAGGTGCGGGAACCCTGTCTGTCTGATTCCACTGCTGGCTTTTAAGCTTCCTGTCGTGAGATAACAAGCGCAGCCGTCGCTCACACCTCAGGGCTGTTCTACAGGAACATTCATGTACATCTGTCTCCTGGGGCCCGTCAGACAGAAGGTGTTGTTTATTCAGCCAGAGCTCTAATTCTACTGATTGGCACACCTTCAACCACACAGGAAGCGGAGCCTTTAATCAGTTGTGTATTTCTAAAACTAGAACTTGTTCTAAAAGTATGTTTATCTAAAGATTGGGAATATTTAAGTCgtcaaatgtttgctttgtgacCTTCCAGATGGCCAGCGGCCAGACTCCGGGCGAGCTGCTGACCCCGCTGGTCCTGAATTCCATCCTGAGTAAGGCCCTGCAGTACAGCCTCCACGGAGACACTCCCTTAGCTCCTAATTTCACCTTCGCCCTGCGCTTCCTGCCCGAAACCTTCCACCCCCACGCCCCGGACTCCCTCAACTGCTTGGAGCTGCGCTATAAGGTGAGCTGCCTTGACGGAGCGGGTACCGCGGCGACGACCCTGACATGGGCGTGTTCGTCCCGGCGTGAGTGTGACAGCCTGTCGTGTTTTGACAAACAGCTCAGAGGGTAAAAAACGAGCTTTATCTCTCACCGAAATAGGTGAGGCATCATAGAGGAATTAGATTCATGTCATGCTCAGAAACTAATGGCGCACATATGGGCCCCAGCTCTCCTCTCTCATGTTTCCTGAACCTGCTGACTCTCCATCTTGTTCCTCTTCCTGCTTATCTTTACCTCTTTCCTCACATGTTCTGCCTCTTTATGTTGCCGTGTTTCTCTCACCCCCGTCACAATCCTCTCACCTACTTTATCAACGGCTTCATATTCACACCTTTCTCTCCTGTCATCCATCACTCTGcctttacctgtttttttttccttttttcctcaaCTCTTATTTCACCTCCTTGTTATTTCCTTCCCCTCTCTCAACCTCTCTTAGCTTTTCCGTCTGACATAGATCTATCTCCTCCAGGTGGACTGGCCGTTGAACATCATCATCACCGACAGCTGCATGAACAAGTACAACCGCTTGTTTTcgttcctgctgcagctcaagCACATGGTGTGGAGCCTCAGGGATGTCTGGTTTCACCTCAAGAGGACAGGTGAGGGAAAGGCAGCTGCTGATGCAGCTCTAGTTCAAACTTCACCTCGCAGAAAGGAGGGATAAGATCCTGCTTTATACCAGGGTCTCCAATGTTTATAGAAAGAGATTTTCACGTTTTCTGTATGACTTATTTATTCGAAGCAGAGGTCGAAGCCTCTGCTTtgaataaaagataaacaaggaatgttgtttttctgttttcgtCATAGGGTTTGATTATATTGACTTGCAACTCTTTGTGCACAAATCTCAGAAATGGATAaactaaaaggagaaaaacaaaagtcttaaGATGGAAACGGatgatattgaaaatatttgccCAGAGCTAAAAAACGTGACCATATGTGGTACCTGTATTGTAAAACCTATAGTACTAATCAATTTAACACTAATTAATTTTTACAAGCTTTGAAgcgtttcacattttgtcccattCCAACCACAAACTCTTGTGTATTTTACTAGGATTTTATGACAGAGCGACACAAAGTACCTTATATTTAtcgagtggaaggaaaaggatgcATTCATCCATCTGACTGAATagagaacatctgtgaacatcaatttcaAGACTTACCACAGATTCTCAACTGGATTTCTAGCATATAAATATGCTGAAAAGTACATGCAGACCAAaagatataatttttaaaacctaaGATCACCAAAAATGCTGGGGGTTTTTCTCCTCCACATTCAAAACTATAAGCTAATCATtaactattttaattaaacaaattatttgtgaTTGTCCATCCATAACTTTAATTGTTTGTTGCATGCTTCCCTTATAAAAAGAGCTATGTAAAGGTAAtggcaaatcttctgaagctgggatataattaatttaatttcacataattatcgcagtagaagccatttgtttgttaaaattgtatgaagtacatttgttctatttgatgtttgttgtgaatgacatATACTCACAAAcaaacgaggtaattagtccaacgtttagaaactacggcggctgtaatgagccacagcaaaggtaaacaacggtaaaataacccgaacaggtgatcaactcaaaaccactcgtacctttttactctctctctctttgtagtttaagcacacttgttaccgtggcaaccgcctgcaccccgcaagacgagcaaagattgcgttaaaaacataacattcagtcagTTACGATATTAAGTTtacaggcttgatatttatttctcgattattaatcagcgcttccctgaacacagctatggttgattgactagctgtacttggtgctagactggctaacacgagtaacagttttgtccaaagccttttctgctaaaataaaatctttagtgtatgtcagatacagtacacatcaaatattgatctgtttagctaacgtacgattgtgtagcagacaggcttcacggtgtagaagttgtatcagtactgccaTTATGCtacttagctaacaggaagcgtgagtttgtgagacggccacgcaCGTGACCACGttcatcagccaatgaaaagcggcccctgtggtaaggtcTTCGCTAGCTAGCTAGGTTGTAGAGATCCATATGCAGTGTGAGAAGCATAAAGCTACTCCCAAGATCCACAAACAGACCCTAGAAATGTCACAGTTGTGATACCGGTGTTAAATTTAATTCACAATGGTCTTAAAAAAGGTCCTAAAAGTTGTTAAATTTGAGTCGGTGAAACCCTGCCATGTCTTGCAGCACTGGTGAAAGGCGCGGGCCGCTCGGTGCAGTTCCGCCAGCTGCAGCTCTACAGGCACGAGATGCAGCATTTTGTCAAAGTCATACAGGGTTACATCGCCAACCAGATCCTACAGGTGTCCTGGACTGAGTTCACGGCGAAGCTGGCCACCGCCGGTGACCTGGACGGCATCCACCGCACACACGCTGACTACCTCAACAGAGCCATCTTCAGGTGACAACTGGAACTGCAAATGTATAATCCACAACATCACAGCACTGCTGGTTGTAATTGTTGTCTCTGCAGAAATGAGgttatatttcatatttgaaGTTTGTTCTAGACGTCCAGAGGCAATAGTTTGTCCTGGGatgttcaattatttattttttctatttatttaggCACAGCAAGTTAAATCCTTTTTGGTTATCTTGTATTAGCTCATTTTATTCTCCTCATAACACACTCATTCACATTCTAGTTGAATGACGAGGCTAACTTGCGAACCCGATGAATGATTTAATCTGCATATGAATAATTCAGGAGAGGTTGTTACTATCACACCGAAGTGTTTCGTGGTTGTGTCTCGCTTTCGAAGGTcattaaaaagttaactttATTCTTTCTGTGACCTTTCTCTCCCTTCGCCCTCTCCAGGGGTCTGCTGACGGAGAAAGCAGCTCCGGTCATGAACATCATCCACAGCATTTTCAGCCTGATCCTCAAATTTCGGGCTCAGCTCATCGCGCAACCCTGGGACAGCCAGCAGGGGGAGGCAGTGCACCCGAGCTTCATTGCTATGCAGCAGTCATACAACACTTTTAAGTATTACTCCCACTTCCTTTTCAAAGGTAAGACCGGAGAATATTGTTTCACGTCTGGCTGAATGTAATTTGGCCTCTGTAGTTACAGTCGAGGCAAGACAGGAAAGATTgggaaaaaaggtttttccgttcagagaaaaatgaaaaaaatcatagtAACAGTTTCTGATCTTCCTGAtagattttaaacagtttttttaaccAGTTTAGTGTATAGCTGAGATTTTATTGTAGCTTAATATGGTTGGTTTCCTTAAGCAAATTTGATGTTAGTAGTTTATCAAAACTGTTTTAGATTTACGCTTTAGATCATTTTACCATTGGAACACCAAGTTGTGCTAAAGTTCCAGTCATCTGACCCAAATTGCTGCGCTTGGATGAAATGAAACTGGAGTGAATGATCCGTATTAATCCAGTCTGGTGTAAACTGGAAAATTGCTTGTACACCAGAGTCACTGTTCAGAGGAAAGCAGAGTGTAAAGTTATTCTGTGCAGCCTCTAAGAATGTTTGGAGAATTAAATTGAGGATTCTTAAACCTCAATTCATAGGTTTAAGAAATGAAcatcaattcaattcagttgaATCGAGTCTCTGTGTAGAATTCTGACCCCATGTGTCTTGAATGTGAACTTGTGCATCCAATTCTCATACTTAGAAATAAATAGCAaacaatgtttatattttttagttgTATAAGTagtaaattctgttttattttacctcgtgaaacattaatatttcaggggaaaaaatattatcAACATAATATTCATGCAGATTAGTGTATGTAAGCTTCTGGCTTAAGCTGCGAGACTGATGGACTAAAACGCATTTCTTTTCTCCCACTCCCCTTCCAGTGGTGACTAAACTGGTGAACCGAGGCTATCAGCCCCATTTAGAGGATTTCCTGCTTCGCATCAACTTCAACAACTACTACAAGGACTCTTAAGGTGCTCTCTGGTTTCCTGTTGTACATCACTTAATTGGCTGAACCCTCCCTGTGGGCCGCTTTGAGAAGATATGTTGGATTTATGATGGCGTTCAAACGTCCTTGAAATCCCATTTCTGCTGTCCTCCATTTAGGAACCAAACGGTAATTAATGTTGAGCCCTTAATGGTTTCCATGCACTTAAACAATCAAGGCGACATGCGTGAGCTGAAGCTCATGACTGTTGTGATGCATCTCGTATACATGTGGGCGTTCATCGATGTATATCTAAGGCTAATATAAATGAAGTGTTCATGTGtgaatacaaagttgacatgtTTTCTGAGtctgtttttatgtcaaattttttaaagtaatgtgtaaaaaaaaaactccaaacaatAACTCTGTTaagaaattacatatttattaaagacTGAATGTTAACATTAATGGTTTTAGAAAACCGGGTTTAATTAAGTGCAAAGCATTTCAGGTAATAAATGTAGCCgtttataaaaaaagacaagagtgaAGAAACACGTTCCTGCTAATATTATGGTAATGTACCTCCTTCACTGTGAGTACCGAGAATTTTTCTAATGATAAATGACttgcacaacaaaaaatatatatcaaggCTGTAGCTCTGCAGCAGGTCGCATACAGATGGAAAGTTTAAGTTTCCGGATGgaatattaaaagtttaaactaatttattcaaGCCAGTAATTTGctaaagagaaaacacaaacagcagctttgtctttacacacacacacacacacacacaaaaaccctCTTGATGGGAAACAGTAATCACATTAGTTTGCATTACTCAGGACTCTGGAGGAGTGAAAGTTTGCTTTGCAACATCAGACACACTGCAAATAAAGATCcggcaaaagaaaaaagggagcGCCTGGTATTTGAGAAGGTTCAGTTAGTGGCTTGTGGTTTCTGGAGTCTGGAGAAGCAGGCCATTTTTAAAGTAGGTGTCTTCATAGAGTTTCATCTGTAGATGTGGATTTTCTCTACCTTTTCACCTTCCActgatgttatttattttttattttttacacaaactagTCCCAGATCAGGCATTACCTCctactgttttttgtttgttttttgcagtcgTACatgtaactaaataaatttcCCCCAACTTCACCAACGTGTACATTCctcaaagtcagaatttttttatttatttattttttttgcaatccaTGTTGGCTGATTTGCTTTAATTTCTCCTTGCCTTGCATTTGTCTGTCCATCACCTGATAAGAGCTAAACTTCAATAGGCCTTGTGAAAGCTGATATGCACATTTTCCAAATTGAACTTCGTCTCAACTATGTACAGCTCCGGTGGAAAAGATGACGTACGCTCACACTGGACATGAAAGTCTGGTTAATTTGGAACCTTTAAAGTTTAAACCTTTAACCTTCATCTCAGGGTTGAAggatttacacattttatttgaaaaacaagagTGTACCTTCAATTTCTTTACACCCCAAAGGGTTAAAACTATACATAGAGGATGAAATATTAACCCTATTGGATATTTGTATTTGATCATCTTTATTTTGGGAGGAGAAAAGAGCACCTGGTACAGGTATATGCCGCTTCCCACATCAAcaaggtaaatatttttttgaattaaagttttatgactaggctggacaaaaaaaaaaaaaaaaaaaaaaatcccgaATGCTTCTAGTTTTAAAACGAACTGATGAAAAATAACAGCTCAAAATGCATCACTTAAGGCCAAAACTTAGTATTAAATTCGTCCGTGAAGTGAGAGTATGctaacttttcacttttacgCTAACTGGTATAGTAGGAAAACCAGTCCTGAATCAATAGTGCCTCTAATCCTCCTACATTGTTGGAACATAAGCTAAACAAAAACCATTTAATGTAACATTCAAGGTCAGGTTCTGTTCTTATCTGTACAAAATCTCCATTGCTTACAGTTTATCTGCTGAAATAAGATCAAACGacaaaaaaatgtccaacattCCCACAGACAACTACGCTTTCAGCTCTTGTGCTTTGAAACATGCGAAGCGGCCGTTTCTGGGTCTTCTTTCATGCATTAATGGAGAAACTTTGAGTGGAGATTCCTCTTGTATTACTGTTCGGTACTCAGAGCAGAGGCTTTAATCTTCTACAAGTGGAGACGGTGTCATTTATTCATGAACCGCAACAGtccctgcacacacacgcagatcAAACAGCAAATAGACACTCTGACAAACCATATTTACACACGACTCAGAGGAATGGAGCGtagagtttgttgttttgttttttttggggggggggggggggggggttcaaTGAGGATGTTGCGGACAGATTAtcctcagatttgtttttatgcagGTAGTGGGGAACTACTTCGAGCTTGATGTTAATATCGCTCACCAGGAATGCTTAAGATGGTGAAGCGTTAAAGTTTGTGGAgagagagcaaaacattttctctcctgCCCTGTATTTTATGGCTGATTATTATAAACCGCTATAGTCACTGTGAGCAAAAGCAATCAACATTGTctaaactttcttcttttttttttttttttagcttcttttgCTGTATTAATTAGTGCTTAACCTTAAAAGTGCATTATTTGTTTcgttcagaaaagaaaagaaaaaaattgccaAAAGAGATTAATTACTTACAGGTTTACGAGTCTTTCCGTACACAAACACCCTTCACACtatgaaacaaatgtaaacCTAAGCTGAAGTGAATAATTCACCACCAGGACCAATCAGGGCGCAGGACCTTAGGACCTGCCTGCTGTGTAAAAATAGTGCACAAGGAAATTAAGAACTTCGAAGATCCATACTGGTGTAAACATGGAACAGATGATACTGAACCCAAAGAGATGgatttgacttttgtttctgGTCAAACGCCATGTCTTAATCTGGAGATATGAACCCTGCGCTCTTGGGATGGTGTTACAGTACTAGAGTTAGGGGCGGGGAGGTCGTAATGAAacctggtttttgttttgttttgttgtttttttttttctggaggaAAAGGAATGTTCTAATGACGACTAGGCCTCAGACTCCAGGTCTTCTTGGTTCTCTCCGCTGTTCGAGTCGCCCGTCTCGGGTTCCAGGAGAAGGAACTTGCCGTCGTTGGTCAGAGGCATGTTCTTCATCAGCTCGGCCAGGGCCTCTGGATCCTTTAACAGAAACAGACCGTAAATACAATGTGTCAGTGTAAATACATTGACTCACAAAACgcaagttttcacattttgtcacgatACAGTCAGACGTCAAcgtattttatttatctatttattttttgtttgcttttatttttcgcctcctttactctgatatccataaataaaatccaatgcaacCAGCTCTGGCATTGGAAGTTGTCTAGGTAGGAAGTTTCTTAGTGAACAAACAcaatcatgaagaccaagggaCAAGGAGAAAGTATGTGGAGacgtttaaagcagggttacggttaggttataaaactaTATCTCCGACCTTTGAGCATTTTAAATAGCACTGCTTGTTTCATGAGAAAACTGAGAGTATGGTGCAGTAGTGGACGGAAATCTGAGTCTGTAGGTGTCCAACGCTAGTAGAGACAAATGTTAACGCACGTTTAGAGGGGGCTACATGATATTGGCTCAGAGGAGCTgattacatttgtttacatgtcaTGCAAATGAGTTTGACTCTAGTTTACGTTGCAGGTGCTCCCTCTAGTGGAGGCATTTGGTCTCCTCTTTATTCAAATCATCATTAACttcaaactaaattatttttaaagctgaaaatcTAAACATAATAGAGTCATCTCACTCCTGACATGGATATAAAACTGTCGCCTCCCTTTAtgcttttacataaaaattttttttaaaaactagaatTAATCAAAAGAATCAAGCATGACATCCTGGATTTGGATTTGCTGTCTGTGTCCCATAATAACATATTTACCTTCTTTGCTTCTGTAATCTCCTTTGCCAAGTTTATGGTGTAACATATCTGTGAACGAAAGGAGGAGGGCAGAACTAATTACACACTTTCAGCATCAGTGAGCACGAGTCTGAActcaagcagaaaaacaaaaacacgtattttgggggttggggggggcCCAACCTTTTCGCCCTCCGTGTTGCTCTCAAAGACAAAGGCGCTGAACGACGGCTCTCCCTCCTCGTTCCCGTCGCTCCAGTCTCTCCCCTCGACCACAAACCCCATCAGCCTCCCGTTCTCCTGATGGGCTGCGAACTGGCACACCTCTTCTAGCTGGAACTGAGGAAATAAAAGGTATTAACGTGGTGCAGACAGCATGACGGGAGCCTTTAATTAAAAGCAATGACCCGATTTTTAGGGCATGCTTACGCTTATTCTTGTTACTTGAGTTTGTGGGTCAATCAACCTGcgaaggagaaaagaaaatgcttttcttttaggaagtttttttgcctctttttttttttccccc belongs to Gambusia affinis linkage group LG08, SWU_Gaff_1.0, whole genome shotgun sequence and includes:
- the tubgcp6 gene encoding gamma-tubulin complex component 6 isoform X2, whose amino-acid sequence is MYSSSNNPTKANSGSSSITELLSALCDRCLSGVSWKRRALGGVSREGFHRALKKRAYGALLSKLFQDGTKGSASRPSAAARTPPRNKVLMMCFDLRVAGCREEAEALEDQLGRLREGASSGLKEVDSVLELLVCLAGSAPLPPTSFSRDYMRRERAVLRRPQPWSYQSEELQRLEARAWGLVCAEEWGTLETLCGTQRLLDSLPRTGLLALRTKVEAEERFEKETRLSLFGALQHTRTSDMDIRLDLPPIPSNIDVTGLAIRVPHYLDQSEDEGFQSASNLTPDSQSEASPVPDVDIWEAVRTFEPRRRRCWESVGCPPGKRESFYLTEGGRETFDQLYRLWEGEMRVVSSGNSSPILMLPLDSQTQLVSDLLNVLIGVASTTFPLNQSIQFDVRPGVCVSGASPESVSRLLGELAQYGTHYLRLSRFCLQSADKKGLVFQAFTGGLRKYLHYFRACVLSTPPTLSLLTIGFLFRKVGRQLRYLSELCCVDGLSGSGQAAFPVGVKLLSYLYNEAQSNCSNENYPILLSLLKSCCEPYTRFVYDWVYSGVFRDVCGEFMIQVNEDYLSFRDKHFWVQGYTLISKDVEDCVPVFLRQFANDVYVCGKTINLLRICCPQHYICWSELPVPRIAVTFSLQEVEEIERECAVYRGRMERIAKHSAVSREEQALRAERSRQELINQVRESTAKTLESIRGRQVSQRLAEEAKKRERFEELKQHLEQEQEWRNAAKKRLEDDDFGFARELRDREKRLQALEEQLEQRARKELIAQYSRLSEEAARRERRAMWRVQRMRLHEAREQFFMLDRQKIQVLLDKYPFGHGSPPVTALPSGPSLTPQQTHEFSTQEEQLADVRRSEAASPPLNPSAADPPPISEDSDISDLLTKSLKPDSQQVDNALEEIGSDLPDARPPLQLVDYDFSAPFSPLEGIAGQSSSQSRPRWGPAVQPELMQHSEASSSGTDQGQNEAVAEQEARDEQKKDQTKTEGVEADTKGQDLESGDTPGGGVSLPDPQHSLSIANIKVPDRSSHGHSSDAHIKVGQNVSEVTAHIPCPNIHGHASDSHIKVGEHVSEVGAPAPSSGAHGHSSDAHIKIGEYVPECVPNLPVRNIHGHVSHAHIKVGEYVSEIEAALLSPSVHGHSSDAHIKVGEYVSDIVAPRPVCSLHGHSSDAHIKVGEYVSDVEAPRPEPSVHGHSSDANIRVGEFVSNVAEERPRWSKHGHASDCVLQQGCVVSGEELPSAPLPGSSYGHSSDSALGIGCMVQGEEPKRAALPGSAHGHSSDSALGIGCVVSKSDPLPSPLPGSAYGHSSDSTLGIGCMVQGSEPPRAALPGSSYGHSSDSSLGVGCVVKGKEDQNLQKTKNEEDKVSPSGSSTDDRMVCWTPGLWLSPGEKTQQEYLTALSAQYQVEHYEDCYNLLASSPESQLLKQVTRGPWGLPMDQTLRRATDTTAVQLSEMVSLPVLIKHSVTAPLITHVSLVNKAIVDYFFVELGVERHFEALRHFLLMEDGEFAQSLSDLIFEKMASGQTPGELLTPLVLNSILSKALQYSLHGDTPLAPNFTFALRFLPETFHPHAPDSLNCLELRYKVDWPLNIIITDSCMNKYNRLFSFLLQLKHMVWSLRDVWFHLKRTALVKGAGRSVQFRQLQLYRHEMQHFVKVIQGYIANQILQVSWTEFTAKLATAGDLDGIHRTHADYLNRAIFRGLLTEKAAPVMNIIHSIFSLILKFRAQLIAQPWDSQQGEAVHPSFIAMQQSYNTFKYYSHFLFKVVTKLVNRGYQPHLEDFLLRINFNNYYKDS